aaaagaaataaaaagaggaAAGTTTGTGGCTTGTGGGTTACAGCTAGGGAGATGTTAAGATTAGGGTTTAGGCACAAAACTCGAGGGGGCTGTTTTTTGATAATCTACTCATCATTCATTCTTTAAAAAGTAACGCACCATTAATTTGCTTTATGCATTTGTGAAAACCATTGGGCcgcaagaaaggaaaaaagattcCTAATTGAGGTGTAATTCCGCTTTGACCGTTAAGAATAGGTAACTCGTTATCCTCTATCTTTGTTACTATTGCATTTTATCGCGTATTGTATTACGTCTGTAATATTTGAGAATCACCGTCAATAATTTAGTGTAAGTAAGGTCAGGATGATTCTTTGATACATGGTCTAGGGCTATTGACAACTAGTCGATTAGGCATTCTCAAATGTAACAGACTAGCGAGTGCATCTTTGATGCAGTCATCGATTCTCCTGAGAGTTTATACGGTGGTTTCCTCCCCTAATGATTTGTTGAAGTGGAATGTGAATGGTTCATCACTGGGCAAACCAGGAAGAGCTGGGATTGGAGGTGTTCTGAGGGACTCATATGGACATATCATTTGCTTGTTCTCATGTAGTGGTGAGGTTTGTGATTCCAATGAAGCGGAGCTGAGGGCAATTGGTAAAGCTATGGAGATATCGGTTTCCAGCGATATGTTATCTGGgaaataatttattatgaaaTCTGATTATAAGAATGCAGTATAATGGGCTAGGCATCAATGTGACCCTCCATGGAAGCTAGCTCAAATCGCCAATGCAATCAACCCTATCAAAACTAAAGTTTGAACACATATCTCTGCAACACACTTTGCAAGAAGGGAATGAAATGGCAGACTTGCTGGCAAAGGAATGAATTAACAGAGTGGTAGATTTCATTTGGTGGCTTTAAGTATCAAGCTCCTCAACTGTGTATAAAGTTTTTTCGCATACTTATCTTTCTATATTTTGTTCTCAGGCCATTCATATTGACGCCCTACTGTAAGCTTCCGTTtggtttttatatatatattctctgttgcttacaaaaaaaaaatcgaaggaAATCTAGTGAGTCGTTGGTTGCGTGGGCGGTTAGAATTGTTCGCGCCACGTTGGGGACAAGTGAGATTGAGCCGAATAATGTACGGGTGAAAATGAGGCTCTACAGAAGTGGACTGAAAGCCCACGAGACTAGAAACCCCGAGGGAAAACTCTCAGTTGGTTTGAACTCCCGACCTTAGCAGCATGCATCCGTCATAAACCCTGAGATATAATCAATTGAGCTATTGCTCCATGGTTGATGGTCATCTAACACTCTTTTTTAGCTATTTGTGACATTTAATACCCATCTATGATCTAACCTACCATTTTTCCTTCAACTGGTGCATCTGTTCTTGCTGAACCAAATGGAGTCCAAACAACTAATTTTGGAAATAATGCAATCATTGAAAAGAACCTAAAAGAAATTTTCAATTCTTAACTGAAATACAATTAATAGAACTACTTCTTTTAGGGCATGCATGTAGACCACAGGTTATGATTAGGCACCATAATTTGGTGGATTTGTTTGATACTGTTGTAATCTTATTAACATACTAATTACTGATTTTTGCGATTAGGAAACCAAGGGCCAGACCAAAAGTAGACACTATTGCTGCTTTAATTAGGGAGCACATCATCACAAGTGATATTGAAAAGTGATTCATTGTTCATGTTGCCAAAACAAAGCAATCTTGgtgtcattatttttttttcttgtaacaGTGAATGACATCATAGAAGCTTAtcatttggacatccgatatggaCCTAAACTCAAATTGTAAAACCCGCACGTACTGAAGTTTTTCACCCGAAGACAGGGTAAATTGGGCCAAAACCATCAGCTATAAAAATATAGGTATTGCTTCCGGTGGTTGGTGTCATCATTAGCTGTAATGTAAAGTTGGATTAGTTATCTTAATAAGTAATAATGTATTTGTACATGTCCCATGATAGTACTACTATTAATTCCTCTTTCCATTATGCTTGAGttgcttttaaaaacactaatgGGACCAACAAGCATAGAACTCAATTACCAGTTGATGCATCTGTTAGTTTAGTAGAAGATATAAGAGGGAGGGTCATGTAAAAATGcatattttatatttagaaTAGTTGTTTGGAATTTCATACTTGAGTGATTAACTCTAATCATGAACACATAATTTGAATCAATCACTTTTTATAATAAAGTAAGCGGGGTTAGAGATTTGAACTTGGATACTACTAAATCGAATATCTACCTTAACCAGCTCGACTGGGATTTATGGAGTACCCGATAAACAGTAAGACTACCATAGATTTACAATGAGTCACTAATTGAAATGataaggatggtgtgtatcacttTGGTGACAAGGGTTCGAATTTCCCCTCCCCGATAGACTTCAAATTTAATGTTAATTCAAGTTTATAAATGAATTACACACTATAATTGAAACTTGAATGACACAAGAAGATTAGTACAAATAGATACTTTCTTTACACGAATGCTAGCCAAACACCCTAAAAAAGCTTGGATTTAGCAAGTCTTGGGAAAAATACAGTCCAAGCTTAAAAGGACAACGTAATATGATAAGCAACACAATCTCTCTTGTGGGGGCATGGTTTCTGCATCCCATGCGAGTAATGAAGAAACAAATACCTACCAAGTAACGATCTTTTCTTCGAATTTGAGCAGAAGCAATCTCTCAGGAAGAAATATGGGTAGATAACATAATGGTTGTCTCCTTGCCTTTTTCCCTGAACCTCCTCTTTCACCTTTGACGAGCAAAACCTGGCTGAATGATGTGATTTGCAACACGCAGTCCGAACATGACCATAAACCGGAAACATGGATATGCAAGCTGCATCAGTTGCAGAAGAAAACAACAAGctcatatataaacatatagtaaaagagacaaagagaggcCTAGGAGTTCCCAAGAGCGAAGAGAGAAGGGAGTCACGAGGAGCTCTTCAGGCATCTCTTTTATGAGGGACTACGTCCACAAGCCTCGTCTTTGCTCTGGAGCAAAGAGTAAATAAAATCACCATACCTGAAGAAGCATGGAGGGGGCTGCAGCAGGTTCTGGATTAACATGACTTCTGGTTTTTCTTCCCTTTAAAGTACTAACTGATGGGCTATTGGCAGTTGTTATGTCCCAAAAGCTTCGTTTCTTTGCTGTTGGGGCTGGTGATTGAAACCGGTAACTAGGGCTCTTCAGTTCTCCAGTATCTACTCCCTTCGGGCGCAAGCTAGCCCTTGTTACTATCCTTTTTGTCCCTTCCAATCCTCCTCCTACTGATGGTTTGTTGCTCTTTCGTGAATGCTCACGAATAATTTCATCCTTTTTCTTTAGCTGCAACGCGTGATCTTTTTTCATTCTCTCAATTTCTCCCTCCAATGCCTTCACATTCTGCCTAAGTTCTCTGACTACTTCCTCTGCTCCCTTTTTCCTGGATTCTGGTGTGAAACAATTACCAGTTAAGAAAGACGGTCTAGCTCTTTGTTTTTCATTCGGTTGGGCAGTGGACGGAGGAGTTAAGAGAGACGTGACTGAAGAAGGGGTTGGAGAGGACTTTGCAGCCAAGCATTGTGCTTGGACAGTCAGCAGCTTTTGTTGTTGGCGTGCCAATAATGAACGCAATTCACGATTCTCTTTTTGCAATTCCAGCAAGAGTTTGGCCtgatcagtttcaaattcagGTAGTCTCTGTATCTCCTCATTTGCTTCACTTGCCTCACTTGCCTACATTTGTGTACGGGAGAAGTTGGAAATGTTCCTTAGGATCGTTGTATTTCATAATTAAACATTCGAAAGCATAAAGATGTATGGCAGAAGTATATTAGAATTTGTGGTAATGAGAAGTCAAGAGACTTAACCTTGGTTCGGATCTCCTTGGCACGATCAGCCCAGTGCAAGGTGTTTTGAGTTTCCCCAAATGAGGCATTACTTGGACTGATATTAGCAATCATAACAGTGTTGCAAGCTCCCCCTAACGAGTCCTTGAGAAGTTGAGTAAGCTTTGAGTTTCTGTAGGGTATATGTTTCTTCCCTTCAACAAGAGCATTGATGCAGCTACTTAATGCAAGAAGTGAACGGTTTATGTTTGCTCCCTCAAGTGACCTAAGAGTTCTCTGATCAGTGGCCAGCGCTCTTTCTGACCCCGCCAGATCAATTAGCGAAAGCTTTCCCACTCTATTGACGATGTTCATGGATGCGTCCTTGACTCGGTATTCAACCACCACCTAATTGAACAATATCAAGAATGGAGAAGAAACTTAAAAGCAACAAAGCTTAAAAGCTATATATCCTATAGACCACCAGTTCACCACCTTATGGAGCTCGCAGGAGTATTCTCAAGAACATGGAAGAAAAAACAACGGCTAGGACTTTTAGGGAAAGAAAAGAACAGCACACATTTTAAAAGCTATGTATCCCTATAATTACCTGCAGAATAGCATGAGAACGTGAAGATGTCTCGTTCACACGAGTTGGTTCAGTGGTTCGGTTTTGGTTTCCTCTTTGAAGCATCGCCATTACCTGCCATCAAcagaagaaaaatataatttcccTTTTCATTCTATCAACTGTCTAATGTTCAAAGTAGCGaatagagaaaaaggaaatttaCTTCATCTGTTGAATAAGCTCTATATTGTGTAAGACCTGCTGCCACGATCCCCTATCATACATATCAACAACCATAGAGTGGTTTACTAATCAGTCAAGATATTCCAACTCCAACATTAAAATCTAATATAAAATGGCAAATCATTTTGTATGGAATTAGAAATTTCAATCAATAGAGGATCTAAGAATCCAAGGGGCTGCCATGATTCATGACTGGCAAAGGATAGTATATTTGGGATTCATCTTCAAGAAGCCAGATAAAACATAGCATATTGCAAAGAGAACAAAACCAAATTCCACTTTACAATgactttcaaagaaaaaaaaaagaaagaaaaagcacagtttagacaaaaaaaaaaaacctgtttATCTTCTCTGAGGACTAGGGGCCTTCCAGGAGAGAGCAAATCTCTGACAGTTTCGTTATAAACCTCAAGATAGGAGAGATGAACTACATGGTTTCCATCACCACTCCTCTGCCTAATTTTGGTGAAGAGATCCTTGATTGCCAAAACCATGACACCTGGGTTCTCGACGGTACCCAACATTGTATAAGTTTTTCCAGCTCCTGTGGCGCCATAGCAGAACACCGACCCATTCCTCCCCTGCAGAACTGATTCAACAAGCTCCGCGGTCCTAAATTTAGATGAAGAGGTATAAGTTTTCTGTTAGTTCTTCTCATATTGAGTCACTGCCTTCTGTTAAATAACAAAACTAAGTACACATTTTTGTATTGGAAACTCATTAAAAGTAAAGCCGAATTGCATAGAATCAGTATTTTTCGTTCTTGACAAATGTTAGCCAAGAAGCACCTGAACATAAAAATACCGAAAAAAGGCAGATCATATGGGATCATAAATCTTCAATGAAACCAATATGTAACTTGTATAGTTCAAGCAACATTTGCTATTGTCTATTCAACGTAACTATTGTTTCCTGTTTCGCTGTCTAGAAATTCAAAAGATGGAAAAGGAATTAATACATGCACCAGATGTTTTATTACTGAAGTAGAAACTTCCTCTTAGCTTGAGGCTAATAATATGCTAACACGtttgaattgaaaattaattagTATGTTATGACTTGCtcaatcttctctctctttctctttttcctaTTGTATTAAGATTTAAATAGAACTAATTAAAAAATTTGTTCCTCTACCATTGTTCCTGGTGAGTCTCTTTTCCTGTTTGGTTGTGCTTGGCGATACAATGGAAGGAAAAGGAGATAAATTCACTGAACCTTTTTCACTATCCAAAGAAAGAAACTTCTCAGTTACCAGATTATATCATTATAATTGGATCATTTATATTATGGTCCTTTACTTCAAGGACTGAACTTTAAGATTTGCAGATGCACTGCAATGAAATAAGAAGAGACACAAGAAAATTGTTTTCAACAAGTCTAGAGGTACCCAATCACATAACATTGATTTATTTTCGCAAGCACAAAGCCTAAGATACACTATCAGCAAAAAAATTAACGATGGAATgacaaattaagaaaatcattcaATTACAGGAACTCAACCAAATAGCAAGCTAAGGCTTAAGTTCAGACACTTACGTTACGGAATAAACTTCATGTTGAGGAGTTGAATCTGGAAAGGAAGCATCAAATGTGAAGTGCCGCCCACGGAGCCTCTTTAGCCTAAGATAGTCATTCTCATTGGCAAATTCTGTCAAATAAACGTCTTTCCTGTTCACAATCCTGACACAACATCGCGAACCTGCGTCTTTCTCCTTCTTGGCCATTGGCCTAAGCCTCACAAACACAAGAATCCGGCTCTCCCTGGTCCCATTTTTGTTCATAACAGCCTCTAATCTCTCTGTATCTTGCACAATCTTAGACCCATTTTGATTGATCCCTCTTGGTTCCGTTTGTGTCCCCAAACCTCCCATTACTAGCTTTCTTGCCACTGTAACACCTGCCCTTCTTGTGCTAGATGGAAACCCGAGGATCCGATCTGAACCCACCACCATGTTCTCTTTCGCATCATCAATAGGAGGCTGAGGCAACACAAAGGTTCTTGTTACTGTTGAATTAGCCATTGAAGGATTTGTGGGCATGTTGTTCTCTTTCATGGCATATGATTTCGACTCTTTTAAatctttttcctctcttttgcAAGAACTGAGTAGATCCACGCTTGGATGTGTTAAGAACCTCTTGTCTTCAGGCTTCGGAGACGGATTCTTGAGACCTAAAGAGGCTTTCTTTTGCTGCTCATACAGTGAAGacaaagctttcatcttctctttcaagCCATGGTGTGGATTTCTCAAGTGAAGACTCCCATGGTCTTCACTTGGACCATTTTGTAAAGGATTGATAGCTTGAGACCTAGTTGACACTGGCATTCTAAAATTTTTTCAGCAACCAAACATGCCCAGATGGGAGAAACAGCTCAGAACGCAAGAAAGATGAATATTTTCCTGGAAAGTAGAGATTTTGGATCGAGAATGAGCACTAAAGATCGGTCGAACTGCAGGTAAGCTAAAGAATTGGAAAGAGAGGGAAGATCGGATTTAGACGATTTGGGGAGTCGATTTGGGGGGAATCATAGCCGTTGATATGGATTTGATCTGACGGTCAGTAATGAGTTAACAGAATCAATTTTCGAAAtgggaattttaaaaaatgattgtTTGTAACGGTCAAAATACTGTCAGGAGGGCCACAAACGGTTGGCTTATAGGGTCCACCCGGAAATCTCATGCTGCACGGGAGAAAGAAATCCCTTCTTTTTAATAAttacattaattatttaattaaagatTAAaagatttattcttttttttttctcgaaatAAGCAAAAGCTAAATGTGCATTTTTATGGTGTATCTCGAGAGCACCGTATTCTATGCAACCCCCGTTTTTGCTACCACCAGATTCTACTGTTTGGAATATTATGGCCCACATAACGTATGATCAAATTGTTAATGATTGATCAGAGAAATGGGCGGTGAGGATTTTGCCATGCTGGCTAATTCTTTTCATAATTTAGTGGTTGGATCTTCATGAGGGACTAATGATGACAAACATTAGCTTTCAGTGtaacaaatataaaattttgcctctctttttgtctttttttttaattgctttTGAGGTCAAATTTGAAATGGCGGCACACCCCATGGTGCATGTTAACCATGACATGAGtgatttgtttttttgtttttaatataaGAATgagtgattttctttttgttccaaAAGAGGGTTACattaggggttttttttttaaacaccgTAGAAATTTGTTATTTGAACATTTAATATGGGTTTAAATTAGAGTCTTTAGTCCCGCATGCACATAAATTTTCTATCTGACGACATGGTAAATGAAGCCAAAGAAATAATGTGTGGCGATAAGGATGTTGTTACCAATAGGAATCGAACTTAAAATCTTTCGAGTTTATACCATTTCGTTCAGAGATATTCACTACTTTAGGACGAGCGAGATATAATTATATGAATTGGCCATAATTAAGTTCTTATAGTTCTAAgtaatggaaattttttttttaaaaaaagaaccaAATCATGAGAATTTATGCAGGCTTTTGTGGTGGAAGATGTTATGATTATGtggccttctttttcttttcttattttttgttccTTTGCCTTCGGCTATACTTTTGTTAAGCAAATAGGTCGGGCCCCGAAAAGGTTTGGGCCTAGAATTATGTCCAGGCCCAATATATGGGCAAAAAAGAAAGCTTGGGCGAGCCAGGTTTTTTTCCGAACCTATTGATCCATAATCAGGCCCGGATTATCACGGGCCGGACTTTTAAGTTTGTGGGCCTAAGCCCTAATGTAATTAGAAGACTCTTATTTGATcgctcaaaactcaaaagtcaaaCGGGTTTTAGCTTACGTATGATTCGCCGACTGTTTTATTAGGGTTTAACGAACACACCCTTGCTCTCAAAGCAAATCTCGTCGAACGGGCAACTTGGCGGCCATGGCATCAGAAGACGCGAGCTCGAAGAGTAAGGGGAAGAGAAAGCGAAATAGAGGGAAGAAGTCGATTGTAGAAAATCCAGAACCGGAGCTGCAAAATGCTGAAATTGTTGAACAGGCAGAAGGAGAAGATGAGGAGAAGAGCAATAGTGAGGGACATGTTGAGGAAcggaaagagaagaagaaaaagaagaacaagaagatgaGGAAGGAGAAGGTTGAGGGGATAGAGGT
This DNA window, taken from Tripterygium wilfordii isolate XIE 37 chromosome 20, ASM1340144v1, whole genome shotgun sequence, encodes the following:
- the LOC119986607 gene encoding kinesin-like protein KIN-8A isoform X1, which produces MPVSTRSQAINPLQNGPSEDHGSLHLRNPHHGLKEKMKALSSLYEQQKKASLGLKNPSPKPEDKRFLTHPSVDLLSSCKREEKDLKESKSYAMKENNMPTNPSMANSTVTRTFVLPQPPIDDAKENMVVGSDRILGFPSSTRRAGVTVARKLVMGGLGTQTEPRGINQNGSKIVQDTERLEAVMNKNGTRESRILVFVRLRPMAKKEKDAGSRCCVRIVNRKDVYLTEFANENDYLRLKRLRGRHFTFDASFPDSTPQHEVYSVTTAELVESVLQGRNGSVFCYGATGAGKTYTMLGTVENPGVMVLAIKDLFTKIRQRSGDGNHVVHLSYLEVYNETVRDLLSPGRPLVLREDKQGIVAAGLTQYRAYSTDEVMAMLQRGNQNRTTEPTRVNETSSRSHAILQVVVEYRVKDASMNIVNRVGKLSLIDLAGSERALATDQRTLRSLEGANINRSLLALSSCINALVEGKKHIPYRNSKLTQLLKDSLGGACNTVMIANISPSNASFGETQNTLHWADRAKEIRTKASEASEANEEIQRLPEFETDQAKLLLELQKENRELRSLLARQQQKLLTVQAQCLAAKSSPTPSSVTSLLTPPSTAQPNEKQRARPSFLTGNCFTPESRKKGAEEVVRELRQNVKALEGEIERMKKDHALQLKKKDEIIREHSRKSNKPSVGGGLEGTKRIVTRASLRPKGVDTGELKSPSYRFQSPAPTAKKRSFWDITTANSPSVSTLKGRKTRSHVNPEPAAAPSMLLQLAYPCFRFMVMFGLRVANHIIQPGFARQR
- the LOC119986607 gene encoding kinesin-like protein KIN-8A isoform X2; translated protein: MPVSTRSQAINPLQNGPSEDHGSLHLRNPHHGLKEKMKALSSLYEQQKKASLGLKNPSPKPEDKRFLTHPSVDLLSSCKREEKDLKESKSYAMKENNMPTNPSMANSTVTRTFVLPQPPIDDAKENMVVGSDRILGFPSSTRRAGVTVARKLVMGGLGTQTEPRGINQNGSKIVQDTERLEAVMNKNGTRESRILVFVRLRPMAKKEKDAGSRCCVRIVNRKDVYLTEFANENDYLRLKRLRGRHFTFDASFPDSTPQHEVYSVTTAELVESVLQGRNGSVFCYGATGAGKTYTMLGTVENPGVMVLAIKDLFTKIRQRSGDGNHVVHLSYLEVYNETVRDLLSPGRPLVLREDKQGIVAAGLTQYRAYSTDEVMAMLQRGNQNRTTEPTRVNETSSRSHAILQVVVEYRVKDASMNIVNRVGKLSLIDLAGSERALATDQRTLRSLEGANINRSLLALSSCINALVEGKKHIPYRNSKLTQLLKDSLGGACNTVMIANISPSNASFGETQNTLHWADRAKEIRTKASEASEANEEIQRLPEFETDQAKLLLELQKENRELRSLLARQQQKLLTVQAQCLAAKSSPTPSSVTSLLTPPSTAQPNEKQRARPSFLTGNCFTPESRKKGAEEVVRELRQNVKALEGEIERMKKDHALQLKKKDEIIREHSRKSNKPSVGGGLEGTKRIVTRASLRPKGVDTGELKSPSYRFQSPAPTAKKRSFWDITTANSPSVSTLKGRKTRSHVNPEPAAAPSMLLQPGFARQR